From the Deinococcus gobiensis I-0 genome, the window CGCCAAGGTGACGGTACTCGACGTGTCGCACCGCCGCCTGACCTACCTCGACGACGTGTTCTTCGGCAAGCTGACCACCATGATGAGCAGCGAGGCCAACATCCGCGCCCTGCTCCCCGAAACCGACCTGCTCATCGGCGCGGTCCTCATTCCCGGCGCCAAGGCCCCGCACCTCGTGACGCGCGACATGCTGCCGCTGATGCAGGAAGGCAGCGTCATCGTGGACGTGGCGGTGGACCAGGGCGGCTGCGTCGAGACCATCCACCCGACCACCCACGACGACCCCACCTATCTCGTGGACGGCGTGATCCACTACGGCGTGGCGAACATGCCCGGGGCCGTGCCGCGCACGAGCACCTTCGCCCTGACCAATCAGACCCTGCCCTATGCCCTGCTGCTGGCCGACCACGGCCTGAATGCCCTGCACCGTAATCCGGCCCTGCTGCGCGGCCTGAACACCCTGCGCGGCCAGCTCACCTACGCGGGCGTGGCCGACGCGCTGGAACTGCCCAGCGTGACCCCCGAAGCGGCGCTCGCGGGCTGAACGCAGGCGCAGGGCGGGCGAGGAGGGACAGGGTCTCCCCTGGCCCGCCCTGCCGCCGCCGACTGTTCAGTTCGATGCCGCCCACAGCGGTGTTCAGTGGCATTGAGGGGCGGACGGGCCGCCCCCCGACGCCACTTCCAAGCCCGGCCCTTCTCAGGTGCTCGGTCCCTCTGGATTCTGAGCTCAGCTCACCGCCGCGCGCAGTTCGCCGGGCGTGACCGGCTCGGTGAGCAGGCGCGCGAAACCGGCGTGGCCCTCCTTCGCCACATAGCGCCGCACGAGGTCGCCGCCGACGCTGTAGGTGAAGATGTACGAGCGCATGTTCGGCACCGAGATGAAGCGCAGCGTCTGGCGGGCGCGCTCCTCGCTGGCGACGGCGTAGGTACGGATGAAGTCGAGCACCTCGGCCTCGCCGGCCCCCTCGCCGTGCAGCATCCGGGCGGCCTCGCCGCTCACGCCGCCCAGGCTCCGGCGGGCGCGCTCGGCGGCCAGGAAGGCGCGCAGGTCCTCGGGGTCCAGGCCCGCGAGCGCGGCGAGGTCGCCGGTCAGCCAGGCCTCCGCCTCGGCCTCGTCCATCACGGCGCGCAGGGCGTTCACAGCGATGCCCTCACTCACCACGCACTCGGGCGCGTTGATGAGCTGGACGCTGTGCTCGCGCCAGCCCTTCTCCCGCACCAGCCGGGCCTCCTTGGTCGCGTGCTCGGTGTGGTGGCCGGGATAGCCCTCGTGGGCCAGCAGGTCGGGCAGCGCAGGCAGCAGTACCGGCAGGTCGGTGTTGATCTCGATAAGGCTCTGGAGGTTGCCCAGCGGCCAGTTGTAGCCGCCCCAGGGCTTGTCCCGGACCAGCCCGATGGTGAAGTTCTCGCCCTCCGGCAGCCCGAAGCGCTCGCGGGTGCGCCCGCGCAACTCGTCGAGGATGGGCGCGGCGACCCGCAGCAGGTCGGCCTCGCGCACGGCCAGCCGGCCCCGCAGCGCCGCGTCGCGCCCGGACAGGGAGCCGGCGCCGGGCAGCGCGGCGTCAAGGTCACGCAGGGCCACGTCCAGCGCCGCGCGGTCCGCGACCGGCACCTCGATGTCGTACAGGCCGCGCGCCTCCTCGGCGTAGGGCAGGGGCGCGCCGGTCAGGCGGCGGGTCAGGGTGTGCATGGCGCGCGCCTGCACGAGCAGGAAGGCGCGGCGCGTCTCATCCTCGACGCCGCCCACCTCGTCGATCAGGGCCTCGGCCTCGGCCTTCAGGGCCGCCGGGTCGCGTGGGGTGCGGTCGGCCCATTCGGCGGGGCCGCCGTACCCGTCGATGAAGCCCTCCGAGTGCGCGTCGATGGCGTGGGCGAGCCTGATGTACCGTTCGGCAATGTCCATGCGCCGGAGCATAGGGCGCGGCGGCGCGCAGGAGTCCCCGGGAGCGGGACAGGCGCGCGGCGGGTTTCAGTCGCCCACGAACACCATCCGGGGAAACTGACCCGCCTCGCCGGGGTCTCCCAGGCCCGTCTCGGCCCCGTCGCGCAGCTTTTTCAGGGCCAGGGCCACGCTCGGCCCCTCGCCGTACATCTGCGCGGCCTCGTCGGTGAGCAGCAGTTCCAGCCCCCGCCCCCCCGCCTCGGCGCGCAGCAGCCGCCCGCCGCGCACGGGCCGCTCGGTCACGGCCACGCCCGCCGGAAAGCCGGCCAGCTCCACCTGATGCGCGAAGTCGGGATCGGGCTGGCCGGAGGTCGGGGTCATCGGTTCATTGTGCGCCGCGCAGCCAGGATGGGGGCGCAGGCATCAGAAACGGTCAAGTGGCCGGTGCGCAACCCGACGTGGGCCCGCCCCTCAGGAGCGCGACGGAAAGGCGAGGTAGCCCTCGAAGAGTCGGCGGTGGAACTGCCGGCTCGGCCGCTCGGTCAGCGTGCCCTGCATCACGCCGTTCTGGGTGGTGACCTGCACCTCGCAGCGCCCGTTGTTCAGCAGGCAGGCGCGGCTCAGGGCTTCCAGATCGGTGAGTGACCCGCCCTTGGGCAGCCCGGTGGTGTCGGCGGAAATCGTGAGCCGCTTGTTCGGGGCGACGTGGTACTGACCTTCCAGAGTAAGCATCCCTACACCTTACGGCCTGTGGGCCAGCGCAATTGCGGCCCAGACCGGACCCGGCTGCCCCGCCGCCTCCGCCGAGTGTGCCCGCCGCGCCTGCGTCCCCCGGCGAAGCCCGCTATGCTCGCGCGCATGACCCTGTTCGACCCCCCGGCCCCCCTGGCCGAGCGGCTGCGCCCGCGCAACGTGGCCGAGGTGGTCGGCCAGAGCAAGCTGCTGGGGCCGGGCCGCCCGCTGACCCGTGTGCTGGCCTCGGGCCGTCTGGGCAGCCTGATCCTGTGGGGGCCGCCGGGGGTGGGCAAGACCACGCTCGCGCGCCTGATCGCCGGGGAGGTCGGGGCGCACTTCGTCGCGCTCTCGGCCGTCTCGGCGGGCGTCAAGGACGTGCGCGAGGCGGTGGCCGAGGCCGAGCGGGTGCGCGGGCGCGGGCAGAAGACGGTCCTGTTTCTCGACGAGATCCACCGCTTCAACAAGGCGCAGCAGGACGCCCTGCTTCCCCACGTCGAGTCGGGCCTGCTGACATTGATCGGCGCGACGACCGAGAACCCCAGCTTCGAGGTGAATCCGGCGCTGCGCTCGCGTGCCCGCACGCTGGTCCTGGAGGCCCTGACACCCGAGGAGATTCGCGGCCTGCTGGAGCGCGCCCTGACCGACCCGCGCGGGCTGCCGGGCGTGGGCGCCGAGGCGGGCGCGCTGGACCTGCTGGCCCGGCTGGCCGACGGCGACGCACGCCGGGCGCTGAGCACCCTGGAGGTCGCCGCGACCCTGAGCGACCCCGTGACCGAGGACGCCGTCACCGAGGCTTTCGGGCGGCACCTGCCCCAGATGGACAAGAACGGCGAGGACTTCTACAACCTGATCTCCGCGCTGCACAAGAGCGTGCGCGGGTCGCACGTGGACGGCGCGCTGTACTGGCTGGCCCGCATGGTCGAGGGCGGGGCCGACCCCCTGTACGTCGCCCGGCGCGTGGTGCGCATGGCCGCCGAGGACATCGGGCTGGCCGACCCTCAGGCGCTGCGGCTGGCCATCGCCGCGCGCGACACGGTCGAATTCCTGGGCAGCCCTGAGGGCGACCTCGCGCTGGCGCAGGCGGTCGTATACCTCGCCCTGGCGCCCAAGAGCAACAGCGTGTACGTGGCCTGGAAACGCGCGCTGGACGCCGTGCGTGAGGGCGAAACCCTGCCCATCCCCCTGCACCTGCGCAACGCCCCCACCGCCCTGATGCGCGTTCAGGGCTACGGCCAGGGGTACGCCTACTACTTCGACGACCCCGAGGGCTCCTTCGCGCAGGACTACCTGCCGGGGGGCGCGCGGCTGGACCTCTACGCCCCGACCGGCGAGGGCTGGGAGGCGCGGGTAGAGGGGCGCTGGCGCAAATTGCAGGAGGCGCACGGCGAGGCCCCGGAGCCGGAGGAATCAGAGGACACCGCACCAGGGGCGCCGTAACTCTGCCGGAGCCCTCAAACCCGGCAAGGCCCGGCGACTCTTCCGGACACCGTATGACCCCGGCGCTCCTCACCTTCACCCCCTTTACGGCCGCCGACGTGCAGCGGCTCACGCGCTGGCTACAGGCCCCGCACGTGCGCGCCTTCTGGGACGACGGCGAGCGCGACGAGGCCGCCGTGGCCGCGAGCTACGGCCTCCCGGACAGCGAAATGTGCTCATGCGGGTGGACGGGCGGCCGGTGGGCTTCCTCCAGACCGTGGAGGTCGGCCCCGGTGGCCGAAAGCTGAGCGTTCGCCGACCACTGGCAGGGGCGGCGGCCCGGGCTGCGGCGGCTGGTCATCGACCCCGACGAGCGCAACGTACGGGCACGCCGGGCGTACGAGAAAGCGGGCTTCGTGGCTGCCGGCGTGCTGGACGGGGACGAGGGCAACCGCCGCCTGATCCTCACCCGCGAGCTGCCCTGACACCTGCCCTGAAAAAAGCCCGCCTCCTCCGGGAAGAGGAAGACGGACCGGGTGGTGCGGAAAATGGGCGCGGCGCTGGCTCCCGCGTCGGAGCCGTGGTCGTGAAGGGTGCAGGGTGACAGGTCAGCGGTGAACAGTGCTGGGCTGCCGGGTAAAGGGGGTGACGCGGCCCCGCGCGTCTCAGCCTCCGACTCGACGAACCCCGCCGGAGGAATAGGGTTTGGCCCCCGCCCGCGAAAGGCAGCTGCCGGCCCGTCCCCACTGTGCGCCCCGGCACGCCAGGGGTCAAGCGCCCCAGGAGCCCCACCCCAGGAACCGGATCAGGGCAGCTCGGTCTGCCAGTTGGCCTGCTGGATCTGGACCTCCAGCTCGCGCCGGGCCTTGGCGAGCGCGTCGGCCTGGGCCTGAAGCTCGCGGGCGGGCAGGGTCGCCACGAGCTTCAGTTCGCTGCGGCTGTAGCGCTCCTGGGGCGTGCTGACCCCGGCAACCAGCTGGCGCAGGGTGGTCAGGCGCAGGTCCAGCAGGTCGCGGCTCACCAGCGCGTCGGTCAGGGTCTGGCCGTTCGGCAACGTGGCCGCCAGGTTGGCGCGGTGGATGCGCGGCAGCAGGGCTTCGAGGGCCGCCGCCACCTCCATGAATTCCTGGAGCAACTGGCGGGGGTCCTCGGCGGGGGCCTCGCCCTCCTGCACCTTGAGGTTGTTCTGGAGCCGGGCCTGAAGCTGCGCGGCGCGCTTTTGCAGGTCGGCGCGTTCGATGAGGGCTTCGGCGAGTTTCATGCGCCCCAGGGTAGAGCATGAACCCCGCCGCAGTCGCCCGAATCCGGCTCAGCGCGCGGGCGGTTTGGGCAGCGAGTCGCCGTCGGCCAGCCGGATCAGCCACGCCATGAGCTGCACGAAGGCCAGCGCCATCGCCGGAATGCCCGCCACCATCATGATCCAGCCCGAGAGCTGCTGGTTTTCCAGCGGGGTCAGGTTCCACAGGCACAGGGCATTGACGTAGGGCGTATACAGCACGCGCGGCGAGTAGAGCCACACGGCCGCGACCGACATCATGGGCAGGGCGGCGAGCAGCCCGAACCACCCGCGCGAGCCGATGCTGGCCGGCTGCACGGCGGGCAGGGGCCGCAGGACCACCGCCCAGACGAGCAGGCTGCTCAGCAGGTACAGCGCGGGCAGGAGCTGCGCCGCCGAGTTGCTGACCACGCTGGCATTGAAGCCCGCCGGCACGTTCCAGAAGACGACCACCGCCGCCCACAGCGCCAGGGCCACCCAGGGATCGAGCAGCAGCCCCAGCACGCGCCCCAGCCCCCGGCGGGGGTCCAGGGCCACGGCGCGCGGGATGCCCAGCACGAGCAGCGGGGGCACCAGTTCGGCCAGCACCATCAGGCGGCCCATGTACAGCGCCATGCTCTGTCCGGTCAGGGCGCTGGCGCGGCTCTGCGTGACGAGCAGCCACAGGACCAGCCCCAGCCCGAACAGCGCGGCCTTCCAGATCGGCCAGCGGGCCCGGTCCACCTCGTGCCGCCGGGCAGCGGCAAAGCGCCAGAAATACAGGCCGCCCACCACCAGCGCGGCCACCAGCATCGGCCAGTCGGGGGTCAGGGCCAGCAGTTCGCCCAGGCCGGGGCTGAGGTTCACGCCGCCCGCCCCCGGGCCGCCCGTCACGGGGGCGCTCATGGCGCGGGATTCGCCATGACGTAGCGCACGTCGGCCGCCACGCGGTCCACCTGCGGCAGCTGGGTGTAGTCCCACAGCACCCGCAGCCTGCCGTTGCGGTCGATGAGGTACGAGGCGGTCGTGTGGTTGATCTGGTAGTCGCTGGGCGACTTCACGTCGGCCTTCTCATAGCCGACACCGTAAGCGCGGGCCACACCGGCCAGCTGGGGTTCGGGCACGTTCACGGCCGTCGCCTTGCCGAAGAAGTTCGCGTACTCGCGCAGGCGCGCGGGCGTGTCGCGCGCCGGGTCCACGCTGACCATCATCACGCGGAAGTTCGCCCGCTCGGCCTCGGGCAGGCTCTGGCGCACCTTGGTGAGGTAACTCAGGCTCAGCGGGCAGATGTTGGGGCAGTGCGTGAAGCCGAAAAACAGCGCCGTGGTGGTCTTGCCGTCCGGCGCGAAAGCGAAGGCGCGGTCGTCCTGATCCGTGCCCGCGAACGTCGTGGCGGCCGGGCGCGCGTCGTAGGCCGTCCCGAAGAAGGGATACGGATTCTTGAGCCGGGTGTAGCCCCACACGCCGCCCAGCAGCAGGGCGACCGCTCCGGCCGCCATGAGCGCCGAGACGTACCAGGGCCGCCCGGCCGGGGCCGTCTGGGGCGCGGCCGGTCCGGTCTCGCTGCTGTCGGCCGACCGGGAACCAGGGATGTGGGCCTGCATCTCAGGGCTTCCGGACGGTGGCGCCGACCGTCAGGCTGCGGCCATCACTGGTCAGGAGGCGCAGATTCAGCGTCTCGCCCACCTTCAGGCTCCGCTTGAGGTCCAGGAGCATGAGGTGGTCGCCGGTCGCGCTCAGCACCAGTTGGCCGCGGGCGGGGACGACCAGGGCGGCCGCCATCTTCATGCCGGTCATGGCGCCGGACTTGACGGTATTCATGAGCATGGTGCGGCCCGCGACCGCGCTGCGCACCCCCGTGATCTTCAGGGGCTGCGCGCCCGCATTGGTCAGGGTCAGGAACACCGAGGTCTCTCCGATGCCCGGCGGCACGGCGACGACGGTGGCCCCGCTGGCCCGCAGCGGCAGGGCGGCGCTGGACGCGGGGGCCGCCGTCTGGGCAGGCATGGACATGGGCATGGTGTGGCCCGGCATGTCATGGCCCGAATGCTGGGCCAGGGCGACGGGCATGAGGCTCAGGGCGGCGCAGGTCCACAACACGGACCGGCGAAGGACAAACGGCAATTCGGACATGCACAACCTCGTTTCGGCAGGTCAGGGGGGCAGGCACGGAAGCGGTTTCCTGCCTCTACTCCGCACCCGGAGACGTTGGGGGGCAGTCTAGCGGGGGCCGGCCGCCGGATTGTCCCCCTGAACGGGCCGGGCACGCGGGCCGGTTCTGGAACCCGTTCCATGCGGCGGGGTATGGTAACGGCGAGCGACATGCGAAAACCCACCATTCAAGACGTGGCCCGGACGGCGGGCGTGGGCGTCGGCACCGTTTCTCGCGTGCTGAACAACCATACGGCCGTCAAGGACACCACCCGTGAGGCCGTGCTGCGGGCCATCGCGGACCTCGAATACACGCCCAATCCCCATGCCCGCCGCATCGCCGGGGGCAAGAGCTACACCATCAGCATCCTGCTGCCCGTCGTGACGACCGAGTTCTACGTGCGCCTGCTCGACGGCCTGGAGACCACCTTTCAGGAGGCGCGCTACGACGTGGCGATCTTTCCGCTGCTCGACCGCTCGCGCCTGGAGCGTTACCTCGGCTCGCACACCCTGGCCTACCAGGCCGACGGACTGGTCATGGCGACCTACAACCTCACGGGGCTGTTCGACCAGCACCGCCTGCGCACCCAGCAGCCCACCGTCCTGGTGGACGCCTACTCTCCGGCCGCCGACTGCGCCTACATGGACAACGTCTGCGGCGGGCGCGTGGCGGGCGAGTACGCCTGCACGCTGCCGGGCACGCTGTACGCGATGTGGGTCGAGACCGAACTCGACCAGCTGTTCACCACCCGCGTCTTCGAGGACCGGCGCAGCGGTTTTTGCGAGGCGCTGGCCGCCGCCGGGCGCGTCATGAAGGCCGAGTACGTCTCGAGCTTCGACAACCTCGCCGCCCGCCGGACCGCCACCCGGCTGCTCGACGAGGCCGAGCTGCCCTGCACGGTCTTCGCCTCGGCCGACCTGCTGGCCGCCGCCCTGATCGACGAGGCGCTGGAACGCGGCCTGCGGCCCGGCGAGGACGTCCGGGTCATCGGTTTCGACGATCAGCCCTGGGCCGAGAGCCGGGGCCTGACCACCCTGCACCAGCCGGTCGAGAAGATGGGGCAGGAGGCGGCCGCACTACTGCTCTCGCGCCTGAGCGGGCATCAGGGCCCGGCGCGCGCACGCAAGTTCTCGCCGGTCCTCGTGCGGCGCTCCAGCGCCTGAGCGCAGGGGTCGGGGGCCGCCCCCGACCCGCTCAGCCCTCCTTGAGCCATCCCTCAATATCGTCACGCAGCCGCGCGGCCAGCGGGTAGGCGAGCAGGGCGCGCAGGCGCTCGGGGTCGCGGCGCCGGGCGAACCACAGGTCGAAGACCTCCCCGACGGTGGGGGCACCCTCGGGAGCCGCGGAGACGGTCACGGCGTCGCCCTCCCCCAGCGTGCCGGGGCGCAGCACGCGCGCGTACAGCCCCGGGCGGCGCAGGGCGGCGAAGCGCTTGGCGAAGGCGGGATCGCCCATGTGGGCGGCCAGGGTCGCGCAGGGAATGCGCGCCGCCGTGACCTCCAGCCGCGCGTCCCCGAAGTCGAGCTGCGTGCCGATGCCCACCTCGGCCGACTCCAGGCCGCCGAGCAGCACGTTCTCGCCGAAGGTGCCCGGCGCAGGCCGCTCGCCCAGTTCCTCGGCCCAGCGGTCGTAGTCGGGGGCCGTATAGAGGTACACCGCCTGATCGGGGCCGCCGTGGTGGCGCGTGTCGAGCACGTGGTCGCCGCCCAGCCCCAGCTCGCCCAGCGGCACGCGCCCCGGCACCGGCCGCTTGTCGATACCGCTCGTGACGGCCTTCGCCCCGATCTGGACCGGAGCGGGGCGGCCCACCTGCACGCTGAGGATTCGCAAGGTCATGCCCCAGGCTAGAGAGCCGGTCCCGGCCCGCGCAAGTCCCGGCCGGCAGCCTATGTGGGCCGCCGCGCATCAAGATTGACTTCGTTTTCCTTAAAGCGGTCCGGGTCCAGCGGGGTGGGCCGAGCGTGTAGCCTGCCGGGGTGCGTCTGGTGCCGGTGCTGGGGCTGCTGCTGCTGATCGCCGGCCTGCTCCCGATGCGGCCCGGCGGCGGGGCCTGGGTCCTGCCCGGCGGCCTGACCTTTCTCGCCTCTCCCCTACCTGCTCCCGACCGCGCGGCGCTCGACGGCGAGGCGCTGAACGCCTGCCCACCCCCGGCCGCGCGGCTCGACCGGCTGCTCTACGAGCGTACGCGCGGCGAGGGCGCGGCCCTGAGCTGCGGCAACGAGGTCCTGGGCCTGATCCATTTTCCCAACCCCGACGCGGCCTACAGCGACCAGCCGGCCAACCCCCAGGGAGGCTTCGCACTTGTGGAGGCGCAGCTGCGCGCGGCCCGGCGCGAGATCGTGCTCGCCAACATGCTGTGGGAGGAGGGGCAGGACTCGCCCGGCGCGGCCGTCGCCCGCACGCTGGCCGAACTGCGCCGCGACGTGCAGGCCCACCCGGAGCGCTACCCCCAGGGCCTGACGGTGCGCGTGCTGCTGGGCCACTCCATCCGGCTGGACGCCCTGACCGACCCCGCCGCCAACGCCTTCACGGCCGCGCGGCAACTGCTGGCCGCCGGCATTCCCCTGACCGGCGACACCGTGCCCGGCTGGCGGCTGGAGCTGGCCGACTACCGTTACGCCGCGCCGCATCAGCACGCCAAACTGATCGTGGTAGACGGCCAGGACGTCATCGCCGGGGGCTTCAACCTGAGCTGGATGCACCTGCCCGCCACGACCCGCGCCCCGGACGCGCCCAGGGGCGGCGGACAGGACCTCACCGACCTCGCGCTGCGGGTGCGCGGCCCGGTCGCGCGCCACGCCCTGGCCGCCTTCGCCGACGGCTGGGCACACAGCGACCTGCTGGAGTGCCGCGCCGCGCCCACCCCCCAGACCGTGCGCGAGGTCTGCACCTTCAGCGGCCGGGGCACGCTGCCCCTGACGTGGGCATCTCCCGCCGCCACGAGCGGAGATGCCCACGTGTACGGCCTGTATCGCCGCAGCGGCTACGAAACCCAGGACGACACGGTGGCCGAGCTGTTCGGCGCGGCCGACCGCCGTATCGACGTGATGCAGTCGCAGGTGAGCGGCACGCTGGGCTGTAGCCTGAGCCTGACGCTGCCGGGCCTGTGCCGCTTTCCCGAGGACCAGTTGCCGGTGTGGCTATCGGCGGTGCGCGCGGTGCGCGAGCGCGGCGTGACCCTGCGCCTGCTGCTCGACTACGACCCGCTCCTCCAGGTCGAGGGCCTCTCGCTGCTGGGCAGCCTGCGCGCGGCGCTGGCCCCCGAGGGTCTGGCCGGGCATGTCCAGGCGCGCTGGTTCGCCGGGGCGGGAGGCCTGCATACCAAGGCGGCCCTCATCGACGGCGAGATGCTGACGGTGGGCAGCCAGAACCTGCACTTCAGCGCCTTCGGACCGGGCGGCCTGA encodes:
- a CDS encoding LacI family DNA-binding transcriptional regulator; the encoded protein is MRKPTIQDVARTAGVGVGTVSRVLNNHTAVKDTTREAVLRAIADLEYTPNPHARRIAGGKSYTISILLPVVTTEFYVRLLDGLETTFQEARYDVAIFPLLDRSRLERYLGSHTLAYQADGLVMATYNLTGLFDQHRLRTQQPTVLVDAYSPAADCAYMDNVCGGRVAGEYACTLPGTLYAMWVETELDQLFTTRVFEDRRSGFCEALAAAGRVMKAEYVSSFDNLAARRTATRLLDEAELPCTVFASADLLAAALIDEALERGLRPGEDVRVIGFDDQPWAESRGLTTLHQPVEKMGQEAAALLLSRLSGHQGPARARKFSPVLVRRSSA
- a CDS encoding cytochrome c oxidase assembly protein, with the protein product MSAPVTGGPGAGGVNLSPGLGELLALTPDWPMLVAALVVGGLYFWRFAAARRHEVDRARWPIWKAALFGLGLVLWLLVTQSRASALTGQSMALYMGRLMVLAELVPPLLVLGIPRAVALDPRRGLGRVLGLLLDPWVALALWAAVVVFWNVPAGFNASVVSNSAAQLLPALYLLSSLLVWAVVLRPLPAVQPASIGSRGWFGLLAALPMMSVAAVWLYSPRVLYTPYVNALCLWNLTPLENQQLSGWIMMVAGIPAMALAFVQLMAWLIRLADGDSLPKPPAR
- a CDS encoding DIP1984 family protein, with the translated sequence MKLAEALIERADLQKRAAQLQARLQNNLKVQEGEAPAEDPRQLLQEFMEVAAALEALLPRIHRANLAATLPNGQTLTDALVSRDLLDLRLTTLRQLVAGVSTPQERYSRSELKLVATLPARELQAQADALAKARRELEVQIQQANWQTELP
- a CDS encoding MOSC domain-containing protein, translating into MTLRILSVQVGRPAPVQIGAKAVTSGIDKRPVPGRVPLGELGLGGDHVLDTRHHGGPDQAVYLYTAPDYDRWAEELGERPAPGTFGENVLLGGLESAEVGIGTQLDFGDARLEVTAARIPCATLAAHMGDPAFAKRFAALRRPGLYARVLRPGTLGEGDAVTVSAAPEGAPTVGEVFDLWFARRRDPERLRALLAYPLAARLRDDIEGWLKEG
- a CDS encoding phospholipase D-like domain-containing protein, with the protein product MRLVPVLGLLLLIAGLLPMRPGGGAWVLPGGLTFLASPLPAPDRAALDGEALNACPPPAARLDRLLYERTRGEGAALSCGNEVLGLIHFPNPDAAYSDQPANPQGGFALVEAQLRAARREIVLANMLWEEGQDSPGAAVARTLAELRRDVQAHPERYPQGLTVRVLLGHSIRLDALTDPAANAFTAARQLLAAGIPLTGDTVPGWRLELADYRYAAPHQHAKLIVVDGQDVIAGGFNLSWMHLPATTRAPDAPRGGGQDLTDLALRVRGPVARHALAAFADGWAHSDLLECRAAPTPQTVREVCTFSGRGTLPLTWASPAATSGDAHVYGLYRRSGYETQDDTVAELFGAADRRIDVMQSQVSGTLGCSLSLTLPGLCRFPEDQLPVWLSAVRAVRERGVTLRLLLDYDPLLQVEGLSLLGSLRAALAPEGLAGHVQARWFAGAGGLHTKAALIDGEMLTVGSQNLHFSAFGPGGLSEYTLATSDAGTLRAFGRQFEYEWARAQPVTLPAWVP
- a CDS encoding replication-associated recombination protein A, whose translation is MTLFDPPAPLAERLRPRNVAEVVGQSKLLGPGRPLTRVLASGRLGSLILWGPPGVGKTTLARLIAGEVGAHFVALSAVSAGVKDVREAVAEAERVRGRGQKTVLFLDEIHRFNKAQQDALLPHVESGLLTLIGATTENPSFEVNPALRSRARTLVLEALTPEEIRGLLERALTDPRGLPGVGAEAGALDLLARLADGDARRALSTLEVAATLSDPVTEDAVTEAFGRHLPQMDKNGEDFYNLISALHKSVRGSHVDGALYWLARMVEGGADPLYVARRVVRMAAEDIGLADPQALRLAIAARDTVEFLGSPEGDLALAQAVVYLALAPKSNSVYVAWKRALDAVREGETLPIPLHLRNAPTALMRVQGYGQGYAYYFDDPEGSFAQDYLPGGARLDLYAPTGEGWEARVEGRWRKLQEAHGEAPEPEESEDTAPGAP
- a CDS encoding copper chaperone PCu(A)C codes for the protein MLWTCAALSLMPVALAQHSGHDMPGHTMPMSMPAQTAAPASSAALPLRASGATVVAVPPGIGETSVFLTLTNAGAQPLKITGVRSAVAGRTMLMNTVKSGAMTGMKMAAALVVPARGQLVLSATGDHLMLLDLKRSLKVGETLNLRLLTSDGRSLTVGATVRKP
- a CDS encoding SCO family protein produces the protein MAAGAVALLLGGVWGYTRLKNPYPFFGTAYDARPAATTFAGTDQDDRAFAFAPDGKTTTALFFGFTHCPNICPLSLSYLTKVRQSLPEAERANFRVMMVSVDPARDTPARLREYANFFGKATAVNVPEPQLAGVARAYGVGYEKADVKSPSDYQINHTTASYLIDRNGRLRVLWDYTQLPQVDRVAADVRYVMANPAP